In Electrophorus electricus isolate fEleEle1 chromosome 6, fEleEle1.pri, whole genome shotgun sequence, a single genomic region encodes these proteins:
- the fgf10a gene encoding fibroblast growth factor 10a — MCKWEVTKGASAWSHVSCLSVLLLLLLCSALPVACHDGHGTLRSPRGASSSSSVVVGRHVRSYSHLTGDVRKRKLFSYQKFFLRIDQNGTVNGTKSKDDPFSILEIKSVDVGIVAIKGLDSNYYLAINKKGVVYGAKEFGTDCKLIERIEENRYNTYASAEWRNKKKPMFVGLNNSGKTVRAKKTRRKNTTTHFLPIPIP; from the exons ATGTGCAAATGGGAAGTGACTAAGGGTGCCTCAGCCTGGTCCCACGTGTCCTGCCTCAGCgtcctgctgcttctgctcctgtgcTCGGCTCTGCCCGTGGCCTGCCATGACGGCCACGGAACCCTGCGCTCCCCCAGGGGGGCTAGCTCTTCGTCCTCCGTGGTGGTGGGCCGCCATGTGCGCAGTTATAGTCACCTCACGGGTGACGTGCGCAAGAGGAAGCTCTTCTCCTACCAGAAGTTTTTTCTCAGGATTGATCAAAACGGTACCGTCAACGGCACCAAGAGCAAAGATGATCCATTCA GTATACTCGAAATCAAGTCTGTGGATGTCGGCATTGTGGCTATCAAGGGGCTTGACAGCAACTACTATCTTGCAATCAACAAGAAAGGGGTGGTGTATGGCGCG AAAGAGTTTGGCACTGACTGCAAGCTGATCGAGAGAATCGAGGAGAACCGGTACAACACCTACGCCTCTGCTGAgtggagaaacaaaaagaagccTATGTTCGTGGGCCTGAACAACAGTGGCAAGACCGTGAGGGCCAAAAAGACACGTCGAAAAAACACTACTACACACTTCCTGCCCATTCCCATTCCATAG